In a genomic window of Methanogenium sp. S4BF:
- a CDS encoding preprotein translocase subunit SecD translates to MSDENEGGLVQTLKDWRVALMLLLVVFSIVSIYVIPPGISNGMTGNLQLGLDLEGGSWIQLSFRSEVVRFETDQDPEIFAARIGEALDAEVFLFEEDRLEIRAPFTREELEPVFAENGGSIVTYETGVSKDTADQIKLILENKVNNLGTKDARINTITGLNGVTQYIRLELAGVDISTAQEIVGAQGKFEIRIQTVGNESEHVLYGDSIKSVSTPTQSPPGSDIWGVGFTLSQDGAIAFQEAANTYGATTNPEAHEIMMLLDDNIVYSASLNPQLAAELKTAPVRELRATTGAGEEGLEDAKALEIHLRAGALPVDVEIAGSGSVSASLGEHFKTMSVIAGILALMAVAATVYYWYREPAIVLPMIGTNIAEIIILLGIATYLQQLDLASIAGLIAVLGTGIDQLVVITDEVIYEGRVPSQNLYLKRFNRALGIIMVAACTTVIAMLPLAVMDLANLRGFAIITILGVLIGVLITRPAYGKIIMAILSKKPGDR, encoded by the coding sequence ATGAGTGATGAAAACGAAGGCGGTCTGGTTCAGACATTAAAAGACTGGCGTGTTGCACTGATGCTCCTCTTGGTGGTCTTCTCGATTGTGAGTATCTATGTGATTCCACCGGGTATATCCAACGGGATGACCGGAAACCTTCAGCTTGGGCTCGACCTTGAAGGTGGTTCATGGATCCAGTTATCATTCCGTTCAGAAGTTGTCCGGTTTGAAACGGATCAGGATCCGGAGATATTTGCGGCACGCATCGGTGAGGCACTGGATGCCGAGGTCTTCCTCTTTGAAGAAGACCGGCTGGAGATCCGGGCGCCGTTTACGCGGGAAGAGCTGGAACCGGTCTTTGCAGAGAACGGCGGGTCTATCGTCACCTATGAAACCGGCGTCTCAAAGGATACTGCTGACCAGATTAAACTGATTTTAGAGAATAAGGTCAATAATCTCGGTACAAAGGATGCGCGTATCAATACGATCACCGGGCTCAATGGTGTGACCCAGTATATCCGGCTCGAACTCGCAGGAGTTGACATCTCAACAGCACAGGAGATCGTCGGTGCGCAGGGTAAGTTTGAGATTCGGATACAGACTGTCGGAAATGAGTCTGAACATGTGCTCTACGGTGACTCAATCAAGAGTGTCTCCACGCCGACACAAAGTCCGCCGGGCAGTGATATCTGGGGTGTCGGTTTTACCCTCAGTCAGGATGGCGCCATTGCATTCCAGGAGGCTGCGAATACCTATGGTGCAACCACCAATCCGGAAGCCCATGAAATAATGATGCTTCTGGATGACAATATCGTCTACAGCGCGAGCCTGAATCCTCAACTGGCGGCAGAACTGAAGACTGCTCCTGTCCGTGAACTTCGCGCAACGACCGGCGCGGGTGAAGAAGGGCTGGAAGACGCAAAAGCGCTTGAAATCCACCTGCGTGCAGGGGCACTCCCGGTCGATGTGGAGATTGCAGGGTCAGGTTCAGTATCTGCAAGCCTGGGGGAGCATTTCAAGACGATGTCTGTTATTGCAGGCATTCTTGCCCTCATGGCTGTTGCAGCTACCGTGTACTACTGGTATCGTGAACCGGCAATTGTGCTTCCGATGATCGGGACCAACATTGCAGAAATCATCATTCTGCTGGGCATTGCGACCTATCTTCAGCAGCTTGACCTTGCAAGTATTGCAGGTCTTATTGCTGTGCTTGGAACCGGTATTGACCAGCTGGTGGTTATTACTGATGAGGTCATCTATGAAGGCCGTGTCCCGTCACAGAATCTGTATCTGAAACGGTTCAACCGTGCATTGGGTATTATTATGGTGGCAGCGTGTACCACGGTCATCGCGATGCTGCCGTTAGCGGTAATGGATCTTGCAAACCTTCGTGGATTTGCCATTATCACCATTCTGGGTGTGCTAATTGGTGTCCTCATCACCCGGCCCGCCTATGGTAAGATCATTATGGCAATCCTTTCAAAAAAACCGGGTGACCGCTGA
- a CDS encoding class II aldolase/adducin family protein gives MHDIEFLNVGTRLHQEGLVTSVFGNMSRRVEGGFEITPTGSFLDVPARPVFVSDEGVPEAGASSEYRVHLQVYRRTDAGAIVHAHPPYAVALSLSCPTIVPVDSEGKMLLPEIPVVDGEPGTETLAENIGAALVSSPLVIARGHGTFARAETLVDAYILTAVAEHAARILSISAASDF, from the coding sequence ATGCATGATATCGAGTTTCTGAATGTCGGAACGCGGCTTCACCAGGAAGGGCTGGTGACGTCGGTCTTCGGCAATATGAGCAGGCGTGTGGAAGGCGGGTTTGAAATTACCCCGACAGGTTCGTTTCTGGATGTCCCCGCACGGCCGGTATTTGTCTCAGATGAAGGTGTGCCTGAGGCTGGTGCATCCAGCGAATACCGTGTCCATCTCCAGGTCTACCGGAGGACGGATGCGGGGGCGATTGTCCATGCCCATCCACCGTACGCTGTGGCATTATCGCTCTCCTGTCCGACCATTGTTCCGGTTGACAGTGAGGGTAAGATGCTCCTGCCGGAGATACCGGTTGTTGACGGTGAACCGGGCACAGAGACGCTTGCAGAGAATATCGGGGCCGCACTTGTCTCCTCCCCTCTCGTCATTGCGCGGGGCCACGGGACCTTTGCACGGGCAGAAACACTTGTCGACGCGTATATCCTGACGGCTGTTGCTGAGCATGCTGCACGGATACTCTCTATTTCGGCGGCTTCTGACTTTTAA
- the aglJ gene encoding S-layer glycoprotein N-glycosyltransferase AglJ, producing MLIDRSQVCIFIPTLNEEPTIGELISRFRERGYSHIFVMDGNSTDRTAELAEKAGAEVVLQKSRGKGNAIIESIEHFRFPYILMLDGDLTYLPEDAELMLEPLFSGCDHVIGNRLEFPEKGALSHLNLFGNKVINDLFRMAHGRYLADILSGYRAFTLESIRQMHLREEGFGIETEISSESIRNQQKIHVVPVHYVKRPGTATKLRPFHDGAKIISTLYRLAKRSNPMFYFGMIGGVITILGALTGVYVVYEWLNGIEHLPLTILTALLVMGGIQVFMFGILSDIMLSNQQELRREIQSLKSQKPPK from the coding sequence ATGCTTATCGACCGCAGTCAGGTCTGTATCTTTATTCCGACCCTCAACGAAGAGCCGACAATCGGAGAGCTCATATCCCGGTTCCGGGAACGGGGATATTCACATATTTTTGTCATGGACGGGAACAGTACGGACAGGACTGCGGAGCTTGCAGAAAAAGCCGGTGCTGAAGTGGTGCTCCAGAAATCACGCGGCAAGGGCAATGCAATCATCGAGAGCATTGAACACTTTCGGTTTCCGTATATTCTGATGCTGGACGGGGACCTGACCTATCTGCCGGAAGATGCGGAACTGATGCTCGAACCCCTCTTTTCCGGTTGTGACCATGTCATCGGAAACCGGCTTGAGTTCCCGGAGAAAGGTGCGCTGTCACACCTCAATCTCTTTGGCAATAAGGTAATCAATGACCTCTTCCGCATGGCCCATGGCCGTTATCTGGCCGACATCCTGTCCGGATACCGCGCATTTACGCTGGAAAGCATCCGCCAGATGCATCTCCGGGAAGAGGGATTCGGAATAGAAACAGAGATCTCGTCTGAGTCCATCCGAAACCAGCAGAAGATACACGTAGTCCCTGTCCATTATGTGAAACGGCCGGGGACAGCCACAAAACTCCGCCCCTTCCATGACGGAGCAAAAATAATATCAACTCTCTACCGTCTTGCAAAGCGCAGCAACCCGATGTTTTATTTCGGAATGATCGGCGGTGTCATCACCATTCTGGGTGCGCTGACCGGCGTGTATGTGGTCTATGAATGGCTGAATGGTATCGAGCACCTGCCGTTGACCATCCTCACCGCCCTTCTTGTCATGGGGGGCATCCAGGTCTTTATGTTTGGTATCCTGAGTGACATTATGCTTTCAAACCAGCAGGAGCTCAGGAGAGAGATTCAGAGCCTTAAAAGTCAGAAGCCGCCGAAATAG
- a CDS encoding RtcB family protein yields the protein MMEKIIQRGEYEWEVPIGTVPGMRVPGRFYLSQQLMGTLEEGAVEQLANIATLPGICKNALAMPDIHWGYGFPIGGVGAFTMDEGIISPGGVGFDINCGVRLLATPLHRRDLGQIKKVMQELYDTVPTGVGTKSCITVADRDLNKIMTEGARWAVEEGYGTDRDLLWCEEQGCIEGADISHVSQKARKRGRPQCGTLGSGNHFLEVQCVEEIFDPEAAQAFGIEAGQICIMIHCGSRGLGHQICTDHLKILEDAAKKYHIPLADKQLACAPLTSPEGEAYLSAMACAANYAWANRQMIMHLTREVLSRNFSLSAEEMPLVYDVTHNVAKIEEHLVDGKRTTLCVHRKGATRAFGPNTHDLPPGCDAIGQPVIIPGSMGSSSYLLKGTQGAMEKTFGSTCHGAGRVLSRSQAKKRASGESIQESLGRSGITVLAPSAGSIAEEAPDAYKPSGEVVKVVHEAGISAKVARLNPIGVIKG from the coding sequence ATGATGGAGAAAATTATTCAGAGGGGAGAATACGAATGGGAGGTTCCCATTGGTACCGTTCCGGGCATGCGGGTGCCGGGCCGGTTTTATCTTTCACAGCAACTGATGGGAACCCTGGAGGAAGGAGCAGTGGAGCAGCTTGCGAATATCGCAACGCTGCCCGGAATATGCAAAAACGCTCTTGCAATGCCGGATATCCACTGGGGATATGGATTTCCCATCGGAGGAGTGGGAGCCTTCACCATGGACGAAGGAATCATCTCACCCGGAGGGGTAGGATTTGACATCAACTGTGGCGTGCGGCTGCTGGCGACCCCGCTGCACCGCCGTGATCTGGGGCAGATTAAAAAGGTGATGCAGGAGCTCTATGACACCGTGCCAACGGGCGTCGGGACAAAAAGCTGCATCACGGTGGCAGACAGGGATCTCAACAAAATAATGACAGAAGGCGCCCGATGGGCGGTGGAGGAGGGGTATGGCACAGACCGTGACCTCCTCTGGTGCGAGGAGCAGGGCTGCATCGAAGGTGCTGACATCTCCCATGTCAGCCAGAAGGCGCGCAAACGCGGCAGGCCGCAGTGCGGCACCCTTGGTTCCGGAAACCACTTCCTTGAAGTCCAGTGTGTGGAGGAGATCTTTGACCCAGAGGCAGCTCAGGCATTCGGCATTGAGGCAGGCCAGATATGCATCATGATCCACTGCGGATCACGGGGGCTTGGCCACCAGATCTGCACTGACCACCTGAAGATTCTTGAGGACGCGGCAAAGAAATACCACATTCCTCTTGCAGACAAACAGCTCGCCTGTGCACCTCTGACAAGCCCCGAAGGAGAGGCATATCTTTCAGCAATGGCGTGCGCCGCGAACTATGCATGGGCAAACCGCCAGATGATCATGCACCTGACACGGGAGGTATTGTCACGTAATTTTTCCCTTTCAGCAGAGGAGATGCCGCTTGTCTATGATGTGACCCACAATGTCGCAAAGATTGAGGAGCATCTGGTGGACGGGAAACGCACAACACTCTGTGTACACCGGAAGGGGGCTACCCGGGCATTTGGTCCGAACACCCACGACCTGCCCCCGGGTTGCGATGCAATTGGTCAGCCGGTAATTATCCCCGGGAGCATGGGATCCTCATCATATCTCCTGAAAGGGACACAGGGTGCCATGGAGAAGACATTCGGCAGCACCTGCCATGGCGCAGGCAGGGTCCTTTCCCGATCACAGGCAAAGAAACGCGCTTCAGGGGAGAGCATTCAGGAATCCCTCGGGAGAAGCGGCATCACTGTTCTCGCACCATCAGCAGGTTCCATCGCAGAAGAAGCCCCGGACGCCTACAAACCATCAGGCGAAGTGGTGAAAGTGGTTCATGAAGCAGGCATATCCGCAAAGGTAGCCCGACTCAATCCAATAGGAGTAATCAAAGGATGA
- a CDS encoding DUF2551 domain-containing protein yields MRSAADLKHEIERRLKGYLKRDTSGIRHELLSIFIKTRSVTIPEAFEQLKTKFTITLQSVASMIGTVASRIGILSVQKKNDNSTSVYILKDKYTDMVSALIQAV; encoded by the coding sequence ATGCGATCTGCGGCTGATCTGAAGCATGAGATTGAGCGCCGTTTAAAAGGCTACCTTAAACGGGACACATCAGGTATTCGTCATGAACTCCTGAGTATCTTTATAAAAACCAGATCTGTAACCATCCCGGAGGCATTTGAACAGCTGAAAACGAAATTTACGATCACCCTTCAGTCCGTTGCGTCAATGATTGGGACTGTCGCCTCACGGATCGGAATTCTCAGTGTGCAGAAGAAAAACGACAATTCAACGAGCGTCTATATACTCAAGGATAAGTACACAGACATGGTCAGCGCACTTATTCAGGCAGTATAA
- a CDS encoding DUF2111 domain-containing protein: protein MSGYIISADSDAGDLAEVALAIHEIINRLPVTARSRNNPGVRIEGGVVIDNAYTGPVLEMAMEKNQLIKISPKNGAYANVPVVVAPIRDSDGTAIAAIGLVDITGIFDLATLMEHQSTILKQVCGKDPCPLPSEAVAAKK from the coding sequence ATGAGTGGCTATATCATCTCCGCTGATTCAGATGCAGGCGACCTTGCAGAAGTTGCCCTTGCAATCCATGAAATCATTAACCGCCTGCCTGTGACAGCACGGTCCCGGAACAATCCCGGAGTGAGGATTGAGGGCGGTGTGGTGATTGATAATGCATATACCGGACCGGTTCTTGAAATGGCAATGGAAAAGAACCAGCTGATCAAAATTTCTCCGAAGAACGGGGCATATGCAAACGTACCGGTTGTCGTTGCCCCGATCCGGGACAGCGACGGAACGGCAATTGCTGCCATAGGACTGGTGGACATCACCGGCATCTTTGACCTTGCAACCCTTATGGAACACCAGTCAACAATTCTCAAACAGGTCTGCGGCAAGGACCCCTGCCCCCTCCCCAGTGAGGCCGTGGCCGCAAAGAAGTGA
- a CDS encoding archease, whose product MPFSEREHTADILMHVCGATKKELYEESARALFSVMFPSCTKEEVTIHFSLSAEGEERLLHEFLSEILFYAEVECVALCRAEMTFTPSGLSAELFGEPYSRERHGGGTEVKGISLSGMEITRTDDGWCTLVLFDV is encoded by the coding sequence ATGCCATTTTCTGAACGGGAACACACAGCAGACATCCTGATGCATGTATGCGGTGCAACAAAAAAAGAACTCTATGAAGAATCGGCACGGGCCCTTTTTTCTGTGATGTTTCCTTCCTGCACAAAGGAAGAGGTCACGATTCATTTTTCTCTCAGTGCTGAGGGTGAGGAACGCCTGCTTCATGAATTCCTCTCAGAAATCCTTTTTTACGCTGAGGTTGAATGTGTGGCACTCTGCCGGGCGGAAATGACATTTACTCCGTCCGGCCTTTCAGCAGAGCTCTTCGGGGAGCCATACAGCAGGGAGAGGCATGGAGGCGGGACCGAAGTGAAGGGGATATCACTCTCAGGAATGGAGATCACGAGAACTGACGACGGATGGTGTACGTTGGTTCTCTTCGATGTATAA
- a CDS encoding thioredoxin domain-containing protein, whose amino-acid sequence MAKPVLMDFFAVWCGPCKLQTPELEKLKEMMGDAVEIKKIDVDDNLDLAQKYGIMVVPTLIIEKDGQVKERLEGVTPADTLMRMLEPLTE is encoded by the coding sequence ATGGCAAAACCAGTATTGATGGATTTTTTCGCAGTATGGTGCGGACCCTGCAAACTTCAGACTCCTGAACTAGAGAAACTCAAAGAGATGATGGGAGATGCGGTGGAGATAAAGAAGATCGATGTGGACGACAACCTTGACCTTGCACAGAAGTATGGGATTATGGTTGTGCCGACACTGATTATCGAGAAGGACGGGCAGGTAAAAGAGCGTCTTGAGGGTGTGACTCCTGCTGATACGCTCATGCGTATGCTCGAGCCCCTGACAGAATAG
- a CDS encoding protein translocase subunit SecF encodes MNFPTYDISKYTVRQLVTLPIALLIISFLFLGFNTLTTGMPVDPGIDFAGGVAVTIPPTADSQADVEAYFSDFPLKSVGDGVNGGYYVVFENMPDKDFLALSELINARYPDAKVDQIGETFGKTLQTQALWALLFSFIGMAIVVFLVFKNFVPSIAVVISAFSDIVITAALMDVVGITLTLGTTAALLMLIGYSVDSDILLTTRVLKRKGKFSEKMQGAFRTGFTMTSTTISAVALMFVVSWVGQIDVIRDISAVLLLGLFIDLMNTWMLNAGILTGYAGGDKR; translated from the coding sequence ATGAATTTTCCTACTTATGATATCAGTAAATACACGGTTCGGCAGCTGGTTACTCTGCCGATCGCATTACTGATAATCTCATTTCTTTTCCTTGGGTTCAATACCCTCACAACAGGCATGCCTGTTGACCCGGGAATTGATTTTGCCGGGGGTGTTGCTGTGACGATACCGCCTACAGCAGATTCTCAGGCAGACGTTGAGGCATATTTCTCTGATTTCCCTCTGAAAAGTGTTGGAGACGGGGTGAACGGAGGATATTATGTGGTCTTTGAGAATATGCCGGATAAGGACTTCCTGGCCCTGTCTGAGCTTATAAATGCCCGTTATCCGGATGCAAAAGTTGATCAGATTGGAGAGACGTTTGGAAAGACTCTGCAGACACAGGCACTCTGGGCACTTCTCTTCTCGTTTATCGGGATGGCCATCGTTGTGTTCCTTGTCTTTAAGAACTTTGTTCCGTCCATTGCTGTCGTAATCTCGGCATTCTCTGATATTGTGATCACTGCAGCACTCATGGATGTAGTCGGCATTACGCTTACTCTTGGTACGACTGCGGCCCTGCTGATGCTTATAGGATACTCAGTTGACAGTGATATTCTGCTGACAACACGTGTTCTGAAACGGAAAGGGAAATTTTCCGAGAAGATGCAGGGGGCATTTCGTACCGGGTTTACCATGACATCCACAACCATCAGTGCGGTTGCCCTCATGTTTGTTGTCTCATGGGTTGGACAGATAGATGTTATTCGCGATATTTCAGCCGTTCTTTTACTCGGTCTTTTCATCGACCTGATGAATACCTGGATGCTGAATGCAGGAATTTTAACCGGGTATGCAGGAGGTGACAAGAGATGA
- a CDS encoding Fe-S cluster assembly protein HesB: MIPEEKKAERIITLFQGLYGEIEWWPGGPEEVLIGAVLTQQTRWENVETALKRLQEAGICSLRGIHEASDRAVEEAIFPTGFYRIKRERLKCLASTVLSCGGMNHLAGYPTLRLRAFFLAIKGVGPETADSILCYGFSRPVFVIDAYTHRICACAGISLKGSDLQELFQRLLPEEHQVHRHCHAWFVEYAKQYCLKKRCEECMISSF, from the coding sequence ATGATTCCGGAAGAGAAGAAGGCAGAACGAATTATAACCCTTTTTCAGGGGTTATATGGTGAAATTGAGTGGTGGCCGGGTGGGCCTGAAGAGGTGCTTATTGGTGCTGTGTTGACCCAGCAGACCCGGTGGGAGAATGTTGAGACTGCCCTAAAACGGCTGCAGGAGGCTGGCATCTGTTCTCTTCGGGGAATACACGAGGCCTCTGATCGTGCGGTAGAGGAAGCGATTTTTCCGACCGGGTTTTACCGGATAAAGCGTGAGCGGCTGAAATGCCTGGCATCTACTGTTCTCTCCTGCGGCGGGATGAACCATCTCGCGGGCTATCCGACTCTTCGTCTGCGCGCCTTTTTTCTTGCGATAAAAGGGGTCGGTCCGGAAACTGCGGATAGTATTCTCTGTTACGGATTCAGCCGTCCTGTTTTTGTCATTGATGCCTACACCCACCGGATTTGTGCGTGTGCCGGCATCTCCCTGAAAGGGTCTGATCTGCAGGAGCTCTTCCAGCGCCTGCTGCCCGAAGAACACCAGGTGCATCGGCACTGCCATGCCTGGTTTGTTGAATATGCAAAACAGTATTGTCTTAAAAAAAGGTGTGAAGAATGCATGATATCGAGTTTCTGA